A region of Bradyrhizobium sp. SZCCHNS1050 DNA encodes the following proteins:
- the dgcA gene encoding N-acetyl-D-Glu racemase DgcA — translation MTSNGFPILDARIGHWPIAGSFTISRGAKTEAVTVIAELRHGTMVGRGECVPYPRYGETPDAALSALLGMRDAVASGLDRAALQTAMPPGAARNALDCALLDLEAKRSGRRIWDLLGRRAPAPCVTAYTISLGSPDVMAKAAAKAAHRPLLKIKLGGDGDPARIAAVRAAAPQSQLIVDANEAWTEANLESNLAACATADVTLVEQPLPAGKDEALGKIARPLTVCADESVHDRNSLEALRGRYDAVNIKLDKTGGLTEALAMAEAARALGFDIMVGCMVATSLSMAPAMLLTPFARFVDLDGPLLLAEDCEHGLHYEDSLVYPPDQALWG, via the coding sequence ATGACTTCCAACGGTTTTCCAATACTGGACGCCCGGATCGGCCACTGGCCGATCGCCGGCAGCTTCACGATCAGCCGCGGCGCCAAGACCGAAGCCGTGACAGTGATCGCGGAGCTGCGACACGGGACGATGGTTGGCCGCGGCGAATGCGTGCCCTATCCGCGTTATGGCGAAACGCCCGATGCGGCGCTGAGCGCCCTGCTCGGGATGCGCGATGCGGTCGCCTCTGGTCTCGACCGCGCCGCCCTGCAGACGGCGATGCCGCCGGGCGCGGCGCGCAATGCGCTCGACTGCGCGCTGCTCGACCTCGAAGCCAAGCGGAGCGGCCGGCGCATCTGGGACCTGCTCGGACGTCGCGCACCGGCACCGTGCGTCACGGCCTACACGATTTCGCTCGGGAGCCCCGATGTGATGGCCAAAGCTGCGGCCAAGGCCGCGCATCGCCCGCTGCTCAAGATCAAGCTCGGCGGCGACGGCGATCCTGCGCGGATTGCAGCCGTGCGAGCGGCGGCGCCGCAGTCACAACTGATCGTCGACGCCAACGAGGCCTGGACCGAAGCGAATTTGGAATCCAATCTCGCAGCCTGCGCCACCGCCGACGTCACGCTGGTCGAGCAGCCGCTGCCCGCAGGGAAAGACGAAGCGCTCGGAAAGATCGCGCGCCCGCTCACCGTCTGCGCCGACGAGAGCGTGCATGACCGCAACTCGCTCGAAGCGCTGCGCGGACGCTATGACGCCGTCAACATCAAGCTCGACAAGACCGGAGGACTCACCGAGGCGCTTGCCATGGCCGAAGCCGCGCGCGCTCTCGGCTTCGACATCATGGTCGGCTGCATGGTGGCGACATCGCTGTCGATGGCACCGGCCATGCTGCTGACGCCTTTCGCCCGTTTCGTCGATCTGGACGGTCCGCTGCTGCTCGCCGAGGATTGCGAGCACGGCCTGCACTACGAGGACAGCCTGGTCTATCCGCCCGATCAGGCGTTGTGGGGCTGA
- a CDS encoding MFS transporter, whose amino-acid sequence MPLSRQISTISPVLSRRFADGLGLFYGAVFVLSGTHLPFFPVWLRAIGLDAAWIGVIVAVPAVTRFTVLPLITAVAERRQALRAAMRLTTFATASGFVALAFQREPWLVFLVYVATCCLWTPVVPLTDAYALRGVMSYGLNYGRLRLWGSAAFIAGTLLCGGLVDFAPSSELIWIIVSVALCGAASSLLLQALPPLPHGAGLARDGRSLLGNPSFLCIIAASALIQASHAAYYTFSAIEWKAQGFSGLTIAWLWTMGVLAEIVVFALSPRFTLAPASLVMIGAMAAVLRWSLTAQEPHAGGLAAVQISHGFTFGLTLVGTMGLLVRQVPAQLTARGQGYYAAASGVVGSAASALSGPVYAAYGPGVYYVMAAMAGAGGVLMWIAHRSLSFQPHNA is encoded by the coding sequence ATGCCACTGTCCCGACAAATCTCCACCATATCGCCGGTATTGTCGCGCCGATTCGCGGACGGGTTGGGGCTGTTCTATGGCGCTGTGTTCGTGCTCTCGGGCACGCATCTGCCGTTCTTTCCCGTATGGCTACGGGCGATCGGGCTGGATGCCGCATGGATTGGCGTCATCGTTGCGGTTCCCGCCGTAACCCGCTTCACCGTCCTGCCGCTGATCACCGCGGTTGCCGAGCGCCGGCAGGCCCTGCGCGCCGCGATGCGGCTGACCACCTTCGCAACGGCATCGGGCTTTGTGGCTCTTGCCTTCCAGCGCGAACCCTGGCTGGTATTCCTGGTCTACGTGGCAACCTGCTGCCTCTGGACACCCGTTGTCCCGCTGACGGACGCTTATGCGCTCCGTGGCGTGATGAGCTATGGCCTGAACTACGGTCGCCTGCGGCTGTGGGGATCGGCCGCATTCATCGCCGGAACGCTGCTGTGCGGCGGGCTGGTCGACTTCGCGCCGTCGTCCGAGCTGATCTGGATCATCGTCTCGGTCGCGCTGTGCGGTGCGGCAAGCAGCCTGCTGCTGCAGGCGCTGCCGCCGCTGCCGCATGGCGCCGGCCTGGCCCGGGACGGGCGCAGTCTGCTGGGCAATCCGAGCTTCCTCTGCATCATCGCCGCTTCGGCGCTGATCCAGGCAAGCCATGCGGCCTACTACACGTTCTCCGCCATCGAGTGGAAGGCGCAGGGCTTCAGCGGGCTGACCATCGCTTGGCTCTGGACCATGGGCGTGCTGGCCGAGATCGTCGTGTTCGCCCTGTCGCCCCGGTTCACGCTGGCGCCCGCGAGCCTGGTCATGATCGGCGCGATGGCGGCCGTGCTGCGCTGGAGCCTCACGGCCCAGGAGCCCCATGCGGGTGGGCTCGCCGCGGTCCAGATCAGTCACGGCTTCACCTTCGGGCTGACCCTGGTTGGAACCATGGGGCTGTTGGTCCGCCAAGTGCCGGCGCAGCTGACGGCGCGCGGGCAGGGCTATTATGCGGCTGCGAGCGGCGTGGTCGGCTCGGCGGCATCGGCCCTCTCTGGGCCGGTCTATGCGGCCTATGGACCCGGTGTCTACTACGTGATGGCCGCGATGGCCGGAGCGGGCGGCGTCCTGATGTGGATCGCGCACCGAAGCCTGTCGTTTCAGCCCCACAACGCCTGA
- a CDS encoding ABC transporter permease gives MKGGPDLQRSGDGNALSLRATGAWTASFAPSLERLVADAEKLAGKKIDVSIDVSQVSKLDTFGAWLIERLRRSFTTGTVEVRIDGLSANYASLVDEVRRVSTAPNGDATMVTITGMLGQIGLSVAGIFGTIAALIDMLGAVIVASGRVLIHPRSFRLTSTIHHLEQVCWRAVPIIVLITFLIGCIIAQQGIFHFRRFGADIFVVDMLGVLVLREIGVLLVAIMIAGRSGSAYTAELGSMKMREEIDALRTMGFDPIEVLILPRMLALVIALPILAFLGDIAALYGGGLVAWFYGGVDPEAFLLRLRDAISIDHFKVGLLKAPVMAAVIGIVACVEGLAVQGSAESLGRHTTSSVVKGIFFVIVMDGVFAIFFAAVGM, from the coding sequence GTGAAGGGCGGCCCTGATTTGCAGCGCAGTGGCGATGGCAACGCGCTGTCGCTGCGCGCGACCGGCGCCTGGACTGCGTCCTTTGCGCCGTCGCTCGAACGGCTCGTCGCCGATGCCGAAAAACTCGCCGGCAAGAAGATCGATGTTTCGATCGACGTCTCCCAAGTCTCCAAGCTCGACACGTTCGGCGCCTGGCTGATCGAGCGGCTGCGCCGCAGCTTCACGACCGGAACCGTCGAGGTCCGGATCGATGGGCTCTCTGCGAACTACGCCAGCCTGGTCGACGAGGTTCGACGCGTCAGCACCGCGCCCAATGGCGACGCGACGATGGTGACCATCACCGGCATGCTCGGCCAGATCGGCCTCAGTGTCGCCGGCATCTTCGGCACGATCGCCGCGCTGATCGACATGCTCGGCGCCGTGATCGTCGCCAGCGGCCGGGTCCTCATTCATCCCCGCAGCTTCCGATTGACCTCGACCATCCATCATCTCGAGCAGGTGTGCTGGCGCGCGGTGCCGATCATCGTGCTGATCACCTTCCTGATCGGCTGCATCATCGCTCAGCAGGGCATCTTCCATTTCCGAAGGTTCGGCGCCGACATCTTCGTCGTCGACATGCTCGGCGTGCTGGTGCTGCGCGAGATCGGCGTGCTGCTGGTGGCGATCATGATCGCGGGCCGGTCGGGTAGCGCCTACACGGCCGAGCTCGGCTCGATGAAGATGCGCGAGGAGATCGACGCGCTGCGCACAATGGGCTTCGATCCGATCGAGGTCCTGATCCTGCCGCGCATGCTCGCGCTGGTGATCGCACTGCCGATCCTGGCCTTCCTCGGCGACATCGCCGCGCTCTATGGCGGTGGGCTGGTGGCCTGGTTCTATGGCGGCGTCGATCCCGAGGCCTTCCTGCTGCGCCTGCGCGATGCGATCTCGATCGATCATTTCAAGGTCGGGCTGCTCAAGGCGCCGGTGATGGCGGCGGTGATCGGGATCGTCGCCTGCGTCGAAGGACTGGCAGTGCAGGGCAGTGCCGAGTCGCTGGGGCGCCACACCACTTCGTCGGTGGTCAAGGGCATCTTCTTCGTCATCGTGATGGACGGCGTGTTCGCGATCTTCTTCGCCGCGGTCGGGATGTGA
- a CDS encoding caspase family protein produces MSALLGLMAWVGPDSAFAAGSELDILHTPPRALAAPSPAKESNTPAAIPQGAEPRVALVIGNASYQNAPPLENPDNDAHAVAKLLNSAGFEVITATDLTQNEMLKVVEDFSSRVAAHGPNTVAMVYYAGHGVQLAGENYLIPIDARISAPSDLTTGTIRLVDLMATLDAIPSRMRIVVLDACRNNPFPAINDAGRGLAIVDAPNGSILGYSTSPGAEALDGRGEHSPYAQAFLNLARQPNLPIEQLFKRIRLQVNQSTDGRQTPWESSSLTSDFTFFGDTLVAAARPAENAPVIQMAANLPSRSVRQAYDYVLSENRPQYYREFIELYPRDPLADRIRALLAGLVQATAWHQAVLANSPAAYQSFRESYADSPYAPVALRLQGQPRPIPVLQPSRLMMPPQLAPIARPFNPGPQIQSHPAPQPTLPAATVPHGPLPPTVVTKGNAINNAGPNKVVDPGPIAQTKLRDRIVPPTNPPVATKIQRDPLKRSPGRPFDAREVRRPFPGNSGPFKPNINASHPSMARGQGGMQGGPARSTPHVAQSGLRMGGGGFAKGGLSFH; encoded by the coding sequence ATGTCCGCGCTGCTGGGCCTGATGGCCTGGGTCGGCCCGGACTCGGCGTTCGCCGCCGGCAGTGAGCTCGACATCCTTCACACACCACCGCGCGCGCTGGCAGCTCCCTCACCGGCAAAAGAGAGCAACACGCCCGCCGCGATCCCTCAAGGAGCCGAGCCACGCGTCGCGCTCGTGATCGGCAATGCGAGCTATCAGAACGCGCCGCCGCTGGAGAACCCGGACAACGACGCCCATGCTGTTGCCAAGCTGTTGAACTCAGCCGGCTTCGAGGTGATCACGGCGACCGACCTGACGCAGAACGAGATGCTCAAGGTCGTCGAGGATTTCTCGAGCCGGGTGGCAGCACACGGCCCGAACACCGTGGCAATGGTCTACTACGCCGGCCACGGGGTTCAGCTCGCGGGCGAGAACTATCTGATCCCGATCGATGCCCGTATCTCAGCGCCCTCCGACCTGACGACGGGGACCATCCGTCTGGTGGACCTGATGGCAACGCTCGACGCCATCCCGAGCCGGATGCGGATCGTCGTGCTGGACGCCTGCCGCAACAATCCATTCCCTGCCATCAACGATGCCGGACGCGGACTTGCCATCGTCGACGCGCCGAACGGTTCGATCCTCGGATACTCGACCTCGCCTGGCGCGGAGGCGCTCGACGGGCGTGGCGAGCACAGCCCGTACGCGCAGGCGTTCCTGAACCTGGCGCGGCAGCCGAACCTGCCGATCGAGCAATTGTTCAAGCGCATTCGCCTACAGGTGAACCAGAGCACCGACGGACGACAGACGCCATGGGAAAGCTCCTCGTTGACCAGTGATTTCACCTTCTTCGGGGATACGCTGGTCGCGGCGGCGCGCCCTGCCGAGAACGCGCCGGTGATCCAGATGGCGGCCAACCTGCCCAGCCGGTCCGTGCGGCAGGCCTATGACTACGTGCTGTCGGAGAACCGTCCGCAATATTATCGCGAGTTCATCGAGCTGTATCCGCGCGATCCGCTCGCCGACCGCATCCGCGCACTGCTCGCCGGCCTCGTGCAGGCCACGGCCTGGCACCAGGCCGTGCTGGCGAATTCGCCGGCCGCCTATCAGAGCTTCCGTGAATCCTATGCCGACAGCCCATATGCGCCGGTCGCACTGCGGCTGCAGGGACAGCCTCGGCCCATCCCCGTGCTGCAACCGAGCCGTCTCATGATGCCACCGCAACTGGCACCGATCGCGCGACCGTTCAATCCCGGTCCGCAGATCCAGAGCCATCCAGCCCCGCAACCGACGCTGCCGGCCGCCACCGTGCCGCACGGACCGCTGCCGCCAACGGTGGTCACGAAAGGCAATGCCATCAACAACGCGGGTCCCAACAAGGTCGTCGATCCCGGGCCTATCGCTCAGACCAAGTTGCGCGACAGGATCGTGCCGCCGACAAATCCGCCTGTGGCTACGAAAATCCAGCGCGATCCACTGAAGCGCAGTCCTGGGCGGCCATTCGACGCCCGCGAAGTGCGGCGTCCCTTCCCCGGCAATTCCGGACCGTTCAAGCCGAACATCAACGCGTCGCATCCGTCGATGGCGCGTGGCCAAGGCGGGATGCAGGGCGGCCCGGCGCGGAGCACGCCGCACGTCGCGCAGTCCGGACTGCGGATGGGCGGCGGGGGATTTGCAAAAGGCGGCCTCAGCTTTCACTGA